One genomic segment of Occultella kanbiaonis includes these proteins:
- a CDS encoding CHAT domain-containing tetratricopeptide repeat protein — protein MRISDTIRRQIHTGIEFQMAGRWKEAERTLRSVERPIRALPAGSERTHLELALLEARATLHMYRQEWAAAEERLREMLRQIAAEPDESMKQWQGSALTNLSSVCAQSGRDLEAAELSQRAVAVFESMTAPRPEDVEMLATTRNNLAAQAARESRFDDAKLHANHALVAATGQGSMLPEGQALRLLGTIASLEDDLPAAADYLGRAQDVLTRFGAHLESAQVGLVLARLAAQRGDGPRFAAHMEEVREAFRSRGELRAIAEIDYMQAEFLLAWVPEEHDRAALNLDWSGVDADTDPYTLSQDHQNDLLLGGAVDYAIPAALALDAMRTQFPSGYQRERFVTQVADPARDAAFRAALQSSNGMATFALIEWQAASGTPTVVLPAAAAARPVEGAGASADEAVELMLPSGAAVAVEPVPRLLLAPGQGEVLGEEYATARTRYGQELRSPALVQRWAEPGDRPTVVLTFVDTGHGTFCNWRIDGAPGGVGRVAHEEMERALGRLAQGLPSVAAGVDKVATYTDLLTSGPLVDYDTEWEVAVGLAEAFLATPLVDQVAAYHAAGVRPHVRVQPSPRTASVPWELLAVDTTDVRLVEIADVTVVAPGHVPGAGTDAADGGTRSVWSGGGRFRGRGGAGATAAGASAADARPARGGLLGRLRRSGAGGAGPVPDGAGGAVPVAGGADGAAEGAVAGAPGFAATASTADTVMALDPRIPGWPAASALGSVLGRVTPGDARYAGLLERLDGYARAGRVDVPGPDLTSLFRRTDADRDWLAAALQAGPRRFVYVGHVSAAATERGQADDSQLHLSCTADLPGLAEPMREHRPLSARDLLADPQRWPMPPRVALIGCESGADARFRDPYGLVGAVVRAGATLVTGTRWPLLTEHALSSLADGAGNPITDAVLAVDAAHDAPDAVAAFSDWQRERLAAWRSTRAVADSPLLWAGLVTFTVA, from the coding sequence ATGAGGATTTCTGACACCATCCGCCGCCAGATCCACACCGGCATCGAGTTCCAGATGGCCGGCCGGTGGAAGGAGGCCGAGCGGACCCTGAGGTCGGTGGAACGGCCGATCCGGGCGCTGCCCGCCGGCTCCGAACGCACCCACCTTGAGCTGGCGCTGCTCGAGGCCCGGGCCACGTTGCACATGTACCGGCAGGAGTGGGCGGCCGCCGAGGAACGGCTGCGCGAGATGCTGCGGCAGATCGCGGCGGAGCCGGACGAGTCGATGAAGCAGTGGCAGGGCAGTGCGCTGACGAACCTGTCCTCGGTGTGCGCGCAGAGTGGTCGCGACCTCGAGGCCGCCGAGCTGTCCCAGCGGGCCGTGGCCGTGTTCGAGTCGATGACCGCGCCGCGTCCGGAGGACGTGGAGATGCTCGCGACCACCCGCAACAACCTCGCCGCCCAGGCGGCCCGGGAGTCCCGGTTCGACGACGCGAAGCTGCACGCCAACCACGCCCTGGTGGCGGCCACCGGGCAGGGCTCGATGCTGCCGGAGGGGCAGGCGCTGCGACTGCTCGGCACGATCGCCTCGTTGGAGGACGACCTCCCCGCCGCGGCCGACTACCTCGGCCGTGCCCAGGACGTGCTGACCCGGTTCGGCGCGCACCTGGAGAGCGCCCAGGTGGGCCTGGTGCTGGCCCGGCTCGCCGCCCAGCGTGGTGACGGCCCACGATTCGCGGCCCACATGGAGGAGGTCCGGGAGGCGTTCCGCAGCCGCGGGGAGCTCCGGGCGATCGCCGAGATCGACTACATGCAGGCCGAGTTCCTGCTCGCCTGGGTGCCCGAGGAACACGACCGGGCGGCGCTGAACCTGGACTGGAGCGGTGTCGATGCGGACACCGACCCGTACACGCTGTCCCAGGACCATCAGAACGACCTGCTGCTCGGCGGCGCGGTCGACTACGCCATCCCGGCCGCGTTGGCCCTGGACGCGATGCGCACCCAGTTCCCGTCCGGCTATCAGCGGGAGCGGTTCGTCACGCAGGTGGCCGACCCGGCCCGGGACGCCGCGTTCCGGGCCGCGCTGCAGTCCTCGAACGGGATGGCCACCTTCGCGCTGATCGAGTGGCAGGCCGCCAGCGGCACCCCCACCGTGGTGCTCCCGGCCGCGGCCGCGGCCCGGCCGGTCGAGGGTGCCGGTGCGAGCGCCGACGAGGCCGTCGAACTCATGCTCCCGAGCGGCGCGGCGGTGGCCGTGGAGCCGGTGCCGAGGTTGCTGCTCGCCCCGGGTCAGGGGGAGGTCCTCGGCGAGGAGTACGCCACGGCGCGCACGAGGTACGGGCAGGAGCTGCGCTCACCCGCGCTCGTCCAGCGCTGGGCCGAGCCGGGCGACCGGCCGACGGTCGTGCTGACCTTCGTGGACACCGGGCACGGCACGTTCTGCAACTGGCGCATCGACGGTGCGCCCGGGGGCGTCGGCCGGGTGGCGCACGAGGAGATGGAGCGGGCGCTCGGCCGGCTCGCGCAGGGACTGCCCTCCGTCGCGGCCGGTGTGGACAAGGTCGCCACCTACACGGACCTGCTCACGTCCGGGCCGCTCGTGGACTACGACACGGAGTGGGAGGTCGCGGTCGGGCTCGCCGAGGCGTTCCTGGCCACCCCGCTCGTCGACCAGGTCGCCGCGTATCACGCGGCCGGGGTCCGCCCGCACGTCCGGGTGCAGCCGTCGCCGCGCACCGCTTCCGTCCCGTGGGAGCTGCTCGCGGTGGACACCACGGACGTTCGGCTCGTGGAGATCGCCGACGTCACCGTGGTCGCGCCGGGCCACGTGCCGGGCGCCGGGACCGACGCCGCCGACGGCGGGACGCGCTCCGTGTGGTCCGGCGGCGGCCGGTTCCGGGGCCGGGGTGGCGCCGGGGCGACGGCGGCCGGTGCGTCCGCGGCCGACGCCCGACCGGCGCGAGGTGGACTGCTCGGGCGGCTGCGGCGGTCCGGTGCCGGTGGTGCCGGGCCGGTTCCTGACGGTGCGGGTGGTGCCGTACCCGTCGCGGGCGGTGCGGATGGTGCCGCCGAGGGTGCCGTCGCCGGTGCTCCGGGGTTTGCCGCGACCGCCTCGACGGCGGACACCGTCATGGCCCTCGACCCGCGGATCCCCGGCTGGCCCGCCGCGTCCGCGCTCGGCTCCGTGCTCGGCCGGGTCACGCCCGGCGACGCCCGGTACGCCGGGCTCCTCGAGCGGCTCGACGGCTATGCCCGGGCCGGCCGTGTCGACGTCCCGGGCCCCGACCTGACCAGTCTGTTCCGCCGCACCGACGCCGACCGGGACTGGCTCGCCGCCGCGCTGCAGGCCGGCCCGAGGCGGTTCGTCTACGTCGGGCACGTCAGCGCCGCCGCGACCGAGCGCGGCCAGGCCGACGACAGCCAGCTGCACCTGTCCTGCACCGCCGACCTGCCGGGCCTCGCCGAGCCGATGCGTGAGCACCGTCCACTCTCGGCGCGGGACCTGCTCGCCGACCCGCAGCGCTGGCCGATGCCGCCCCGGGTCGCTCTGATCGGTTGCGAGTCCGGCGCGGACGCTCGGTTCCGCGATCCCTACGGCCTGGTCGGCGCCGTGGTGCGCGCCGGCGCCACGCTGGTCACCGGGACCCGCTGGCCGTTGCTCACCGAGCACGCGCTGTCCTCCCTGGCGGACGGTGCCGGCAACCCGATCACCGACGCCGTGCTCGCCGTCGACGCCGCGCATGACGCACCGGACGCCGTCGCCGCCTTCAGCGACTGGCAGCGCGAGCGACTCGCCGCGTGGCGTTCGACCCGTGCCGTCGCGGACTCCCCGCTGCTGTGGGCCGGGTTGGTGACGTTCACGGTCGCCTGA
- a CDS encoding ABC transporter ATP-binding protein: MTHEPMPVAISDAAAAGARLQGRGLVVGYDDREVLHELDVQIPDGAFTVIIGPNACGKSTLLKTLARLLPPSAGQVVLDGHSIHQQRSKDVARVLGLLPQSPLAPDGITVAELVARGRSPHQNLISRWSHEDEAAVNAALAATGVGDLRDREVDALSGGQRQRVWIALVLAQQTPLLLLDEPTTFLDIAHQVEVLDLVAGLRDDGQTVVAVLHDINHAIRYADHLIAMRDGYIVAEGAPEQIVTAPMIEEVFGLRARVVPDPDLGVPIVLPALP; encoded by the coding sequence ATGACGCACGAGCCGATGCCGGTGGCGATCTCGGATGCGGCGGCGGCGGGGGCCAGGTTGCAGGGCCGCGGACTGGTCGTCGGGTACGACGACCGCGAGGTGCTGCACGAGCTGGACGTGCAGATCCCCGACGGCGCGTTCACGGTGATCATCGGGCCGAACGCGTGCGGCAAGTCCACCCTGCTCAAGACGCTCGCCCGGCTGCTTCCGCCGTCGGCCGGCCAGGTGGTCCTCGACGGCCACAGCATCCACCAGCAACGCAGCAAGGACGTGGCGCGTGTGCTCGGGCTGCTCCCGCAGAGCCCGCTCGCCCCGGACGGCATCACGGTGGCGGAGCTGGTCGCGCGCGGCAGGTCGCCCCACCAGAACCTCATCTCGAGGTGGTCGCACGAGGACGAGGCCGCGGTGAACGCCGCGCTCGCCGCGACCGGGGTCGGGGACCTGCGCGACCGCGAGGTCGACGCCCTCTCCGGCGGGCAGCGCCAGCGCGTGTGGATCGCGCTCGTGCTCGCCCAGCAGACGCCGCTGCTACTCCTCGACGAGCCCACCACGTTCCTCGACATCGCCCACCAGGTCGAGGTGCTCGACCTGGTCGCGGGGCTGCGCGACGACGGCCAGACCGTGGTCGCGGTGCTGCACGACATCAACCACGCGATCCGCTACGCCGACCATCTCATCGCGATGCGCGACGGCTACATCGTCGCCGAGGGCGCCCCCGAGCAGATCGTCACCGCACCGATGATCGAGGAGGTCTTCGGGCTCCGCGCTCGGGTGGTCCCCGACCCGGACCTCGGGGTCCCGATCGTTCTCCCCGCCCTGCCGTAG
- a CDS encoding FecCD family ABC transporter permease, with protein sequence MTDLALRLGPASVLVRTRVLVVCGILLLACLVVTGVAVSLGSYVVPVGELVQVLLGGGPEQAATVVLTWRAPRAVLALAFGAALALSGAVFQSLTRNPLGSPDIIGFSTGALTGVFAVILLGGTGYATTAVGAFVGGLATTLVIYLLAWRRGVQGFRLIIVGIAVSALLTSVNSAITVKASLDIALRAAVWGAGSLNGVRWPQATPGLIGVALFVGLLVLTGSRLKQLELGDDTAAMLGHRVELDKLVLIVCAVGLIAVVTALSGPISFVALAAPQIAKRLVGTSSLLTSALVGALLLGAADVLAQFAIPGRPVPVGAVTVTLGGLYLVWLLARETR encoded by the coding sequence GTGACCGACCTCGCCCTGCGCCTTGGCCCGGCGTCCGTGCTGGTCCGGACCCGGGTGCTCGTGGTCTGCGGCATCCTGCTGCTCGCGTGCCTGGTGGTCACCGGTGTCGCGGTGTCGCTCGGCAGCTATGTGGTGCCCGTCGGGGAGCTGGTCCAGGTCCTCCTCGGCGGCGGGCCCGAACAGGCCGCCACCGTGGTGCTGACCTGGCGCGCCCCGCGTGCCGTGCTCGCGCTGGCATTCGGTGCAGCCCTCGCGCTCAGCGGCGCGGTGTTCCAGTCGCTCACCCGGAACCCGCTCGGCAGCCCGGACATCATCGGGTTCTCCACCGGGGCGCTCACCGGCGTCTTCGCCGTCATCCTCCTCGGGGGTACCGGTTATGCCACGACGGCGGTGGGTGCGTTCGTCGGCGGGCTCGCCACCACGCTCGTGATCTACCTGCTCGCGTGGCGCCGCGGCGTGCAGGGGTTCCGGCTGATCATCGTGGGCATCGCCGTGTCGGCGCTGCTGACGAGCGTGAACAGCGCGATCACGGTCAAGGCCTCGCTCGACATCGCGCTCCGGGCCGCGGTGTGGGGCGCGGGCTCGCTCAACGGCGTGCGGTGGCCGCAGGCCACGCCCGGGCTGATCGGCGTCGCGCTCTTCGTGGGGCTGTTGGTGCTGACCGGCTCCCGGCTCAAGCAGCTCGAGCTCGGTGACGACACCGCCGCGATGCTCGGCCACCGTGTGGAGCTCGACAAACTCGTGCTCATCGTCTGCGCGGTGGGCCTGATCGCGGTGGTGACGGCACTGAGCGGACCGATCAGCTTCGTGGCGCTCGCGGCGCCGCAGATCGCGAAGCGGCTGGTGGGCACGTCCTCGCTGCTGACGTCGGCGCTGGTGGGTGCGCTGCTGCTCGGTGCGGCCGACGTCCTGGCCCAGTTCGCGATCCCCGGACGTCCGGTGCCCGTCGGCGCGGTGACCGTGACGCTCGGCGGGCTCTATCTGGTGTGGTTGCTCGCGAGGGAGACACGATGA
- a CDS encoding FecCD family ABC transporter permease produces MSTASTTRVTTASRARGRRWLLLLAVLALAVMLAVSMLVGSGMISVAESVHQLLHPSDRADIVWTLRVPRALLGVLCGAAFAVAGALIQALTRNPLADPGILGVNAGAGFAVVLAVAILGLSRVQQFLPYSFLGAVLATVLVYLLSTRGTAGASPVRFILVGVALAAVLGGMSQTLALLNPTIYDRMRFWGAGSITDRPPETVGAVVWFIVAGLVLAMLCAGPLNTMALGDDMARSLGVPVAALQVACVVAITLLCGAATAAAGPIGFVGLMVPHIVRWITGPDQRWVIPGSMLVGAVLLLTADVIGRVVLWPTELQVGVVTAFIGAPVLVLLVRRRGASGL; encoded by the coding sequence GTGAGCACCGCCAGCACCACCCGGGTCACGACCGCCTCCCGTGCACGAGGCCGCCGGTGGTTGCTGCTGCTCGCGGTCCTCGCCCTGGCGGTCATGCTCGCGGTGAGCATGCTGGTGGGTTCGGGCATGATCTCGGTGGCCGAGAGCGTGCACCAGTTGCTGCACCCCTCCGACCGCGCCGACATCGTGTGGACGCTCCGGGTGCCGCGCGCGCTGCTCGGGGTGCTGTGCGGTGCCGCGTTCGCCGTCGCGGGCGCGCTCATCCAGGCGCTGACCCGCAACCCGCTCGCCGACCCGGGCATCCTCGGGGTCAACGCCGGCGCCGGGTTCGCGGTGGTGCTCGCCGTCGCGATCCTCGGCCTCAGCCGCGTGCAGCAGTTCCTGCCGTACTCGTTCCTCGGCGCGGTGCTCGCGACCGTGCTCGTGTACCTGCTCTCCACCCGTGGCACCGCCGGCGCCAGCCCGGTGCGGTTCATCCTCGTCGGCGTCGCGCTCGCGGCGGTGCTCGGCGGGATGTCGCAGACGCTGGCGCTGCTCAACCCGACCATCTACGACCGGATGCGGTTCTGGGGCGCCGGCAGCATCACCGACCGGCCGCCGGAGACCGTGGGCGCCGTCGTCTGGTTCATCGTGGCGGGGCTGGTGCTGGCCATGCTGTGTGCCGGCCCGCTCAACACGATGGCGCTCGGCGACGACATGGCGCGCTCCCTAGGGGTGCCGGTGGCGGCGCTGCAGGTGGCGTGCGTCGTCGCGATCACGCTGCTGTGCGGCGCGGCCACGGCCGCGGCCGGCCCGATCGGCTTCGTCGGCCTGATGGTGCCGCACATCGTGCGGTGGATCACCGGGCCGGACCAGCGCTGGGTGATCCCCGGCTCGATGTTGGTGGGTGCGGTGCTGCTGCTCACCGCCGATGTGATCGGCCGCGTGGTGCTGTGGCCCACCGAGCTGCAGGTCGGCGTGGTGACGGCCTTCATCGGCGCTCCGGTGCTCGTCCTGCTGGTCCGACGGCGGGGGGCGAGCGGGCTGTGA
- a CDS encoding siderophore-interacting protein: MAHTTLLTHPLVLREVTVSAVTDVTPRLRRVTVTGDQLGEFTVGEDRMPAFINEAFDDHVKLVFASDGDLRAALPVQRARSIDWPPAPHRQGRDYTPSRWDAAALELDLDFVMHGEGPAASWAAAASPGDRLHFVGPKSSLVLPEQLDWVILAGDETAIPAILRFLNDRPTDAPVHVHLEIRHPSARLPVPVRDADTLTWVTTPERAPSRLPQSVIDADLPAGTGFVWAAGESRSLIELRRWLRHVKKVPTSHQNVTGYWAAEDTAARKALALLDPLPWLSVRAAVRLGLLEALAARARGCTDLARSLGVAEPALVALVGYLATIDVVVLDGGAPARVALGALGERLLDDEHILEELESDSVEGSVIDALLDLAPAMQAGRPAWALRQGRTLASAAGQDDAWFAELVAESATFAFVAESLGQLPAWQEARTVTAQGPGAAIVAGLPGPAVRLGGTASERAILAEQLPARAAAPESDAQGAPDLVLSALEIETRTDDEVTILLGELAEQASSAVVVDAFTATGPGGSRGAARDLTHLALTGAGRRTEPEIARLAATAGWQVTSTTALGWDFVAFTLRRR; encoded by the coding sequence ATGGCCCACACCACACTGCTCACCCACCCGCTGGTGCTGCGCGAGGTGACGGTGAGCGCCGTCACCGATGTGACCCCGCGCCTGCGTCGCGTCACCGTGACCGGTGACCAGCTGGGGGAGTTCACGGTCGGCGAGGACCGGATGCCCGCCTTCATCAACGAGGCCTTCGACGACCACGTCAAGCTCGTCTTCGCCTCCGACGGCGATCTCCGGGCGGCCCTGCCGGTACAGCGAGCCCGGAGCATCGACTGGCCCCCGGCACCCCACCGGCAGGGGCGCGACTACACGCCGTCCCGGTGGGACGCCGCCGCCCTCGAGCTCGATCTCGACTTCGTCATGCACGGCGAGGGGCCTGCGGCCTCGTGGGCGGCGGCGGCCAGCCCGGGTGACCGGTTGCACTTCGTGGGCCCGAAGAGCTCGCTCGTGCTGCCCGAGCAGCTGGACTGGGTCATCCTCGCCGGGGACGAGACCGCGATCCCCGCGATCCTGCGCTTCCTCAACGACCGTCCGACCGACGCGCCGGTGCACGTCCACCTCGAGATCCGTCACCCGAGCGCCCGGCTTCCGGTCCCGGTCCGCGACGCGGACACGCTCACCTGGGTGACCACCCCCGAGCGGGCGCCGTCGCGTCTGCCCCAGTCGGTCATCGATGCCGACCTGCCCGCGGGCACCGGCTTCGTGTGGGCCGCCGGCGAGAGCCGCTCGCTCATCGAGCTGCGCCGCTGGCTCCGTCACGTCAAGAAGGTCCCGACCTCGCACCAGAACGTCACCGGCTACTGGGCCGCCGAGGACACCGCGGCGCGCAAGGCGCTCGCGCTGCTCGACCCGCTGCCGTGGCTGAGCGTCCGCGCCGCCGTGCGCCTCGGGCTCCTCGAGGCGTTGGCCGCGCGGGCGCGCGGGTGCACCGACCTCGCGCGCAGCCTCGGCGTCGCCGAGCCCGCACTGGTCGCGCTGGTCGGGTACCTCGCCACGATCGACGTGGTGGTGCTCGACGGCGGTGCGCCGGCTCGCGTAGCTCTCGGCGCGTTGGGAGAGCGTCTCCTCGACGACGAGCACATCCTCGAGGAGCTCGAGTCCGACTCGGTCGAGGGCAGCGTGATCGACGCGCTGCTCGATCTCGCGCCCGCGATGCAGGCAGGTCGGCCGGCCTGGGCGCTCCGGCAGGGCCGCACCCTCGCGAGCGCGGCCGGGCAGGACGACGCCTGGTTCGCCGAGCTCGTCGCCGAGTCCGCCACCTTCGCCTTCGTGGCCGAGTCCCTCGGGCAGCTGCCGGCCTGGCAGGAGGCGCGCACGGTGACCGCTCAGGGTCCGGGCGCAGCGATCGTCGCGGGGCTGCCCGGCCCGGCCGTCCGGCTCGGCGGCACCGCGAGCGAACGCGCGATCCTGGCCGAGCAGCTCCCAGCCCGCGCTGCCGCACCCGAGTCGGACGCGCAGGGGGCGCCCGACCTCGTGCTCAGCGCCCTCGAGATCGAGACCCGCACGGATGACGAGGTGACCATCCTGCTGGGCGAGCTCGCCGAGCAGGCGAGCTCCGCCGTCGTCGTCGACGCCTTCACCGCGACCGGTCCGGGCGGGAGCCGTGGCGCCGCGCGCGACCTGACCCACCTCGCGCTCACCGGGGCCGGGCGACGCACCGAGCCCGAGATCGCCCGGCTCGCCGCCACCGCGGGCTGGCAGGTGACCTCGACGACGGCGCTCGGCTGGGACTTCGTGGCGTTCACCCTGCGCCGCCGGTGA
- a CDS encoding ABC transporter substrate-binding protein yields the protein MRRPLLALPAAALAVALLAGCGGTADGDADTTPTGGDEAAADRVVETIQGEVTVPGDPERIVVLNSALTGFFYALEVPVVGSVPLNTESTEFPPFWADEAAADGTEIVPWSNDGFDLEAILLMAPDLIVAGGQGFPGMQAIEAYEQLTEIAPTVIVDQALPDWHTQLAYIAGDVLDRPEDAQALEDTYAARAAQVRDAITVPPTPVAYLLMLPDLRPFSIPEESALPQAMAELGFEPQPLLAENPHFEPLGSGDSFEMSTEQVAQAVTAPTVFVLGFQSEVISAAELGEDPTYGDLPAFQAGRAYDLPYWAHRADYQTALELLDHIEAEFG from the coding sequence GTGCGCCGCCCCCTTCTCGCCCTGCCCGCCGCTGCCCTGGCCGTCGCCCTGCTCGCCGGCTGTGGCGGAACCGCCGACGGCGATGCCGACACCACCCCGACGGGCGGTGACGAGGCAGCCGCCGACCGAGTGGTCGAGACCATCCAGGGTGAGGTGACGGTCCCGGGGGACCCGGAGCGCATCGTGGTCCTCAACTCCGCGCTCACCGGCTTCTTCTACGCCCTCGAGGTGCCGGTCGTCGGGTCGGTGCCGCTGAACACCGAGTCGACCGAGTTCCCGCCGTTCTGGGCCGACGAGGCCGCCGCCGACGGCACCGAGATCGTGCCCTGGAGCAACGACGGCTTCGACCTCGAGGCGATCCTCCTGATGGCTCCCGACCTCATCGTCGCCGGTGGCCAGGGGTTCCCGGGGATGCAGGCGATCGAGGCGTATGAGCAGCTCACCGAGATCGCCCCCACCGTGATCGTGGACCAGGCACTGCCCGACTGGCACACCCAGCTCGCCTACATCGCCGGGGACGTGCTCGACCGGCCCGAGGATGCCCAGGCGCTCGAGGACACCTACGCCGCCCGCGCGGCGCAGGTGCGCGACGCGATCACGGTGCCGCCGACTCCGGTGGCCTACCTGCTGATGCTCCCGGACCTGCGCCCGTTCTCGATCCCGGAGGAGTCCGCGCTCCCGCAGGCGATGGCCGAGCTCGGCTTCGAGCCGCAGCCACTCCTGGCCGAGAACCCGCACTTCGAGCCGCTCGGCAGCGGCGACAGCTTCGAGATGTCCACCGAGCAGGTCGCCCAGGCGGTCACCGCCCCCACCGTGTTCGTGCTCGGCTTCCAGTCGGAGGTCATCAGCGCCGCCGAGCTCGGCGAGGACCCGACGTACGGCGACCTGCCCGCCTTCCAGGCCGGCCGCGCCTACGACCTGCCCTACTGGGCGCACCGAGCCGACTACCAGACCGCGCTCGAGCTGCTCGACCACATCGAGGCGGAGTTCGGCTGA
- a CDS encoding helix-turn-helix domain-containing protein, with protein MTLADPRLLPAEDEHDTVVQFRSHPPHQHQEPHLIYLISGAGSVRLADREHALVPGTGLWLAADVEHELRLDGPGVVLGPLLSPAVGPPAGRERRVQSPELHELMTILLARWATPGFDRPLFREVMERVLTEIGTDRFDLALPRHAAARAIALTAARSDSTLAELAAEQFLSTRQVQRIFLDQTGLPFATWRTRARLNLAVSALRRGEGMRGAVPESGFGSRRTLRRALAREGVALESLVPPRPGRSNAARRLVRAGA; from the coding sequence ATGACGCTTGCGGATCCGAGGCTGCTTCCCGCCGAGGACGAGCACGACACCGTGGTCCAGTTCCGTTCCCACCCGCCCCACCAGCATCAGGAACCGCACCTGATCTACCTGATCTCGGGCGCGGGATCGGTGCGGCTCGCGGACCGTGAGCACGCGCTGGTGCCCGGCACGGGTCTGTGGCTCGCAGCGGACGTGGAGCATGAGCTCCGGCTCGACGGGCCCGGGGTGGTGCTGGGGCCGTTGCTCTCGCCCGCGGTCGGTCCGCCGGCGGGCAGGGAACGGCGGGTGCAGTCACCGGAGCTGCACGAGCTGATGACGATCCTGCTGGCCCGATGGGCCACGCCGGGCTTCGACCGGCCGTTGTTCCGTGAGGTGATGGAACGGGTGCTGACGGAGATCGGCACCGATCGGTTCGACCTCGCGCTGCCACGGCACGCGGCCGCGCGGGCGATCGCGCTCACTGCGGCGCGGAGCGATTCCACACTCGCCGAGCTCGCAGCGGAGCAGTTCCTCAGCACGCGGCAGGTGCAGCGGATCTTCCTGGATCAGACCGGGCTCCCGTTCGCCACGTGGCGCACCCGGGCGCGACTCAACCTCGCCGTCTCGGCGCTGCGGCGGGGTGAGGGGATGCGGGGCGCCGTGCCGGAGTCAGGCTTCGGGTCGCGGCGCACGCTGCGCCGGGCGCTGGCGCGCGAAGGTGTGGCACTCGAGTCGCTGGTGCCGCCGCGGCCCGGGCGCTCGAACGCGGCGAGGCGACTGGTCCGGGCCGGAGCCTGA
- a CDS encoding GTP pyrophosphokinase, producing MPDPNPSSFGAGPPDAAMIAFARGMREQFTRMQMEHQFAVDEVLTKVSILRREFIQLHQYNPIEHVSSRLKSPASILDKALRRDLELTPQAIRAGITDIAGVRVTCSFIPDTYRILDTLTSQADVRVLTIKDYIANPKPNGYKSLHAIVEIPVFLSTGPVPITVEVQVRTIAMDFWASLEHKIYYKYEGEVPEHLAASLSDAAGVAAQLDLRMEQLHEEVRGGRAARDDSSTTFDGVDEQLLVRLWERSRARLADAGAEPAGADAAGAEPAGADAAGADGVIGR from the coding sequence GTGCCCGACCCGAACCCGTCGTCGTTCGGCGCCGGTCCTCCGGATGCGGCCATGATCGCCTTCGCGAGGGGGATGCGCGAGCAGTTCACCCGGATGCAGATGGAGCACCAGTTCGCGGTGGACGAGGTGCTCACGAAGGTCTCGATCCTGCGCCGCGAGTTCATCCAGCTGCACCAGTACAACCCCATCGAACACGTCAGCTCGCGGCTGAAGTCGCCCGCGAGCATCCTGGACAAGGCGCTGCGCCGCGATCTCGAGTTGACCCCGCAGGCCATCCGGGCCGGTATCACCGACATCGCCGGGGTTCGGGTCACCTGCTCCTTCATCCCGGACACGTACCGGATCCTCGACACCCTGACCTCGCAGGCCGACGTCCGGGTCCTCACCATCAAGGACTACATCGCCAACCCCAAGCCCAACGGATACAAGAGCCTGCACGCGATCGTCGAGATCCCGGTGTTCCTGTCCACCGGTCCGGTGCCGATCACCGTCGAGGTGCAGGTCCGCACGATCGCGATGGATTTCTGGGCGAGCCTGGAGCACAAGATCTACTACAAGTACGAGGGTGAGGTCCCCGAGCATCTGGCGGCGAGCCTCTCCGACGCGGCGGGCGTCGCGGCCCAGCTGGACCTCCGGATGGAACAGCTGCATGAGGAGGTCCGTGGCGGGCGGGCCGCCCGGGACGACTCCTCGACGACTTTCGACGGCGTGGACGAGCAACTCCTGGTCCGGCTCTGGGAGCGCTCGCGTGCCCGGCTCGCGGACGCCGGTGCCGAACCCGCCGGTGCCGATGCGGCCGGTGCCGAACCCGCCGGTGCCGATGCGGCCGGCGCCGACGGCGTGATCGGTCGGTAG
- a CDS encoding SRPBCC family protein encodes MPVVESSVVVDLDPATAFAVSQTTGQVRLRWDPFIRRQHFLDGATVPAKGVRTMTRHRSGLRMVSEYVSYNPPRNVGMKMVTGPWFFARLGGGWRFETADGGGTRAIWRYNFACRPAWLAPLAERVGAWVLQRDIDKRIAGFAAGCADPVVVAAAG; translated from the coding sequence ATGCCGGTCGTCGAGTCAAGCGTCGTGGTGGACCTCGATCCCGCGACGGCGTTCGCGGTCTCCCAGACCACCGGGCAGGTGCGGCTGCGCTGGGACCCGTTCATCCGCAGGCAGCACTTCCTCGACGGCGCCACGGTGCCCGCGAAGGGGGTACGCACGATGACGCGGCACCGTAGCGGGCTGCGCATGGTCAGCGAGTACGTCTCCTACAACCCGCCGCGCAACGTCGGGATGAAGATGGTCACCGGACCGTGGTTCTTCGCTCGCCTCGGCGGTGGGTGGCGGTTCGAAACGGCCGACGGCGGGGGTACCCGGGCGATCTGGCGGTACAACTTCGCGTGCCGGCCGGCCTGGCTCGCTCCGCTCGCGGAGCGGGTCGGAGCCTGGGTGCTGCAGCGCGACATCGACAAGCGGATCGCCGGTTTCGCGGCCGGCTGCGCCGACCCGGTGGTGGTCGCCGCCGCGGGGTGA